The genomic DNA GACTCCATTGACATTTCAGGTTTACCtgaaagaaacgtgtacagatcCCTGAGATACCAAGGTAATGGGACAAAATATACACATGCATTCAAGTTTATAACGTCTAAGCTGCGGTGAAGATACAAggaaccgttttttttttcagatctgtGCCATGGCAATAGCTTTTAATTGTTTTCCTGGAAATGGTGAAGGAAGATGATGGTGTTAAACATGATGAACAGGCAAAGTTCATTGACAGTGAGAGTGTGTTTGCATGGAAGATACCAGAGTACCAATTAAGCATTTGATATTAGCATACATAAAGGTCAAAAGATAACTTGTTCCGGAATTTGTGGAATATTATAACTTGGTCTTGAATAAAACTTGTAACGATAATGGAATGTTATCAAAGCAAAGAAGGCTATTCAGCGGAAAATGTACCGTGAAAATTTATGAGGTGATGGTAAACAACTCTTAGAAgaattatttacatttttggACAGGTTTGTTGCAAATGGCTCGGGTGAAAGTGGTTTGGAACAGTAGTGCAGCTGACATTGTTTGGTAACAGATAGCTTGAGCAGTTCAAACGGACGACAATTTTATTCGAACAGATGACAATCTTTTGAAACGGATAGCCCAAACCATTCGAATGGATGACAATTTTTCACGAAGGGATAGTAACAGCCTGAGTTGTTCAAAATAAgggatgacattttttttcccaacagaTAGCCTGAGCTGTTTGAACAGATACCAAATCTGTGAAAAAGCCTGTGACAACTATCTGTGACAACTATCAGTAACTTCGTGTAACACGAAATTCACAGGATTTGTATTTGCAACACGCAATGCATCGAGGTTGGCAATGATTCTTTTAAAGTATAAACTTTACCTCTCTTTGCAGAGTATCCCATGCCTTTGTAGTCCCCTCACTACCGTCCTCTCCATAATGTTCTCGCATTTCCTTTACAACACCTTCATCAAGTTCCTTGTCAAACTATGAATAAGTTAAAGCACTTCATTACGTACAGTACACAATCAATTTAAAGGAGTGGAATTGTCACAAAGCATTTGATAACTTCTTGTCTCAGAGTAACTTACAAGTATTATCAACCACTGACATATATAGTGAGTATGGGTCGCCTGTGAGaagagaaaattacaaaaagcagAACTTACGTCTCCACGATATTTATACGCTAAAGCAGCACCAGCAATCTCCAGAGCAAGAATAACAAGAAGGCAGATGAAGAACTATacagatagaaaaaaaagatattacATATGTACAAGTTTCGACCCACAtgaatttttaaagaaacattacttaaaataatatagcaaaacattaatttacacgtagcctgtgccacagataaAAGTAAACCTCTGTCTACTGCAATCCTCTTTTAACCCCACTGagactttttttatttcacgcACATTTGaaggggggcttaaaagagaagGGGGGAAGAAGCTTACAGTGTATTATGAGAGGAGGAGCTTAATAACTTTCTTCCTTGAGATGGGGGGCTTAATAAACAGAGGATTTTATATATGGTACAGTAAGCCTGTCTGAAACCAGCAATAACATTTTGGGGGGTTAACAAGGTGTATTACCGATATGGGCAATGTGACAGCGGGTAATTCTACTTCATGCCCCTACAGCTGAACATGTGTCTAGAAATCATTTTTCTATAGCTATTACACAGTCATTACTTAATTGATTGCATTAGTATGATAATTGCACAATGTATTATAGGCAATAGCCTTGAACATCAGAACTTACAATGACCAGCATGCACCTATTTTCCTTCCAGGCTCCACAACATCCCATGAATGAAATTAAGGCAATAAGGCAACCAGCAGCAATGGTAACTTTGGATCCTGTCGCATACGGGATACTATCTGTAAGGGTGACATAGTCGCCGAACTTAATAAGAGTCCATGCTCCAACGCCAATCAAGACAATGCCGAACACCTACAGGGTACACAAACAAAGGCTCATACATACAAGACCAGGTTCAGATGCCATACTTCACATCAGCCAAaccaaattcaaattcaaggcCAACCAAAATTAATTTAGGTAcactgaattatatttatttatttatttcttccaGCCGAACTATGGTCAACTCTGGACAGCTCGAACCTTctaaggaaattgaaaaaaaaaaccgagttATTGGGAGTTTGAAGTAAATGCGGTAGATGACCTAATAAACAACTGGGGCATCTATTTGATTTTAGGGGTTCCCGTACATTATGTCGGGGCATTTAATAGATAGGAGGCATTTTAAAGAGAGAGGTGTTTATTCTCATCACTGTAATGGACAAGCTCAAGGAAACTAATCTGCTTTTggcaaaaatatcaataataatatccACTCTATCAGTTGATAAGGTTAGGCCATCTAAGGATCCATATCCCTCTTTCAAATCCTAACAccgatgtcagaatcctcgctCCAGGTTATTAAGTTGCCATTGGAAGTCTGTCACTACTTTGGACTTGGCATTGAGCAAGATGAAAAGTGCACAGCCTcattaatcaagcaagaaactgaatgaattgaatgattcTGCTCCTTTTTGAAGGAATGACAAAGGGTTtgtgactgggggaaaagtgcaaCAATATCCTAACTTTGTCAGATTTTTCCACActtctgagaagtgtggaacaacACCTGTAAGTACAATGATaagaaactctggatttcatgACCAGGGCTGGACACGGCTCCCTTTTTGCTAATCCTTAGTACTAGTTTGGAGTAATTCTCCTAGGGGGCACCTATTGGACAGAGGGCATTAATTAGAGAGGGGCATCTATTTGGAAGTGGGCGTTGTATGTGTAGGTCATTTACAGTAACCAGAAATAAGCAAATAAACAAATGGCATGGGGAAGGAATGCAAGTATCATGCACACTTCACCTCATAGGCAGCAAGAGATAtgttgatattttgaaaaaaaggaattaagcACCAAAGCTTGACTAAATATCACACGGTTGAACACTTTTGAACTAAACTGACAAAAAGTGAagtaaagaagaaataaattcaatgtttgaaaCTACAGTACActgcttttttttcacttgtcaagcgcttaaaacatggttagagttttcaagggtaaaattacatacatgtagaaattatctgaagggaaacaaaagttacttcgagttagcaggGTTGTCATgatcagaaagttttgaagaagatggctgagttgtcaaaggaagcagccagtccagggatattttatttaaaaaatgccatctctaaaaaaatgccaagcagagtaggcGGCCGATATGAACCAAGTAGGCGGCAATTTTTGCCGGCAGTTCAAGTTATCAAGGGTTCAAGTTACTGAGGGTAAAagtacagtaaatgtatgaatgAATCATCAAATCCACGGGAAGTTGATTTTGGTTTAAGTTAGTGCGAGGTTTAAGTTAGGGAGGTTGGAGTCATCAGGAGTTGACTGTAaattcaaaatgagaaatgtcaACATGcattgaaaatacattttaaaaatttatacaTCTGGTTCCGCTAATGCATGCAAAGTTAGGCGTCTGAATCAACAGCGGTCCATTTCAATTAGCTGTTTCCAATTGTTTCAGATGCTTTGATACTTCACTTGAACTTAATTCACTGAAAATGATTCAGCTCATGTGAAGCATAGCATCTGAGCTGGGCCTAggttgaaataaaatgaaaaggcatctgagtaaaattttaaagttttaagacaaaataaaatttacacaaAAACTGACCTGCACATGAATAATTATAACATACACAACTAAGGGTTGAAACAACCAAGTAAGTTTTACTTACAAAGAAGATGAAGTTGAAGAAGACAACCAAGAACTTGATAATTTTTGCAGCACCTTCCATACTTTTCAGACAACTgctataaaagaaaattaagaaaaactgtATGTAAGTCAGAAGTGGTGGGCAGGAAAGGATCAAACAAACATTATAGATGCTTAGCTTcaatacaaaagaaaatgacttgTCTCCATTAAACAATGGAGAGGTCAATATTGCACACACCTAAACTAGAAATTTCCAACTtaatttgttttggaaaaatacagtgtacatgtatagAAATATTGAGAGAACATGGAGtagaaaaacaatatttacagttGCCAGTACATAtgttgatattaaaaaaaaaaatcctacacaaatacaaaaattccTACACCAATAAAtctgttcattctttttttagtCATACATGTACAACAATCTTATATCATAATTAAGCTGTCTGACTACGCAATACAAAAGGAGTAAAAATGAACTCtggttttgcaacttttttctGCCTTCAAAGGGAGTGCAAATTTTAGCCAAGCTAGAGATCATGACAAAGGTCAAGGCCATAGAGTGAAAGTCAGGTGAGTGTGCTGGCACTCAAACTGTTTCAGTTGAATGGAAAATTCAGAAACAGTCaagagtttgttgttgttttgagaTAAACATAGGAATctggtaaattaaaaaaaatgcaaaagacaAATATCAGAAAGTTAGTTTGGTTGATCTTTAGAAAGGTCACATTGATATTGGTTAGTTCTTGTGCTAGTCTGTCATCCCATACACTTTTATTCGAAAAACCCTTGAAAGACTTTTAAAGACAGCAGCAGTAGTAAGGCGAGTGTTAGTAACCTAGCCGTGATTTTAGCTGCTTTCTCTGTCCAGCTGGTAAAAAAGTCCAGCTACTGGAAACCGACAACTAACTCTTAGGCCCTGTCTACATGAATCCAGATAGAATGAAACTTGCAATGAAAAATGTCTTGTTTCAATCATCTACACACAATTGCAAATTTATCCATCacaccctgaaaaaaaaacactctgcAGAGTGGTtaacagggctgtcaaaaagtttttaagtaacAGGCTGATAATCAATAGaaggcggctttggaactcaaaccaaaggcacaagttctgGAAGGCCGGGGCAactagggacattttgaaattaagagtctaggaaatgccatttccaggggttttcaagaGGCAATTTCCAATGCGGATGCCATGTTGTTTCGTAAGAATACATGCAAGACTGAGAACAGTGCTGTTAAAATGTTCCTGGTGTTCCACGACATTGCACGGTTCGAACGGGCAGATCTAAACCTCTTTAAATATGCGTTCAATGTCATTCAAACCTGGGAAACAGATGCTTTACAAATTTTATTTgatgtttcttattttttgttatcagttatggtagaaggagatgaaagtagccaCCTAAGGATAGCTAACTAGCCGGCGGTTTTGGGCAGCTaccggcccttattgacagccctgggttaaaaaaaatgtgtggggggcgtaagggtttgtGGTGATGCGGTTTTCCTCGACTTTTGGTGCTGTtttatggaattttttttttttacagctgtAAGTTGCGGTCTTGCGattttacaaaaccaagcaGTTTGCGGAATTCAGAAATTTTCGGGTCATTTCAATACCATTGGTGGTTTTCTTATGTTATTCTGTGTGGTGTTTACACGTATTTCTGAGCGGTTTTGCAGTATTTGTAACCCCATTACAACCCCCTCAGAAGTGGTTCATGTGTTTCATGTAGATGGACAGCTGATTCAAGTTTAAAACATTGAACTGTTTCTAAATTCATGTAAACAGCGCGAGGCCTTAAAGCAAgtaaaactgcattcaataaaGGTATACATATTACTGTTTTGTTAACTTCACGCTTGTTCTGTCTATTAAAGCAGGTTATAACAGACAAAGTAGCAAACCGGCATGCGATTAAGGTttatataaattttaaatttttaaatttaaaacataATATTAATGTATTCTTAATTAGGGTCTTTCTAGtttatatgtaaaaaaaataaagacaggTCGAAATCATATAATTATTCAAATGAATAGTCTAAATATTGATTGTTTTTCCGCCATCCATGAccagaattttctttgtttttaaattgctTTTGGAAGACCATAccaaaaattgtaaacaaaacaaaaacaaccgcGTCCCTTTCAGCGAAAGACAAACTTAAAATAGGTGaagttttcaaaattgtgtCAGTGTAAAACGAAAGCTTACGGTCACAAACTTAATTTTCACTTTTCCCCGAATAAAAATGAATTCACCGACAAAAATAGCTTATCAGTAAGCTGATATAATTGAGCTCTTAATGTCGCTCTGTAGACAATATGGCGAAAATGATCAACAGTTGAAATTTTCCGCTCACGCCGTGGCTATCAAATTCACATGTACACGTATGTTTTTGTCAGAGAAAAATACATCTGGAGCACTTCTGATGCATAAtgaataaacagtgaaattaTGTAAGACTTGTGTTTGAAAAAAAGGTCAAACCAGCAAGT from Porites lutea chromosome 6, jaPorLute2.1, whole genome shotgun sequence includes the following:
- the LOC140940170 gene encoding tetraspanin-4-like — protein: MEGAAKIIKFLVVFFNFIFFVFGIVLIGVGAWTLIKFGDYVTLTDSIPYATGSKVTIAAGCLIALISFMGCCGAWKENRCMLVIFFICLLVILALEIAGAALAYKYRGDFDKELDEGVVKEMREHYGEDGSEGTTKAWDTLQREEKCCGWNNYTEWYRAKIFNGKSYVPDSCCNDEKKDCGQNPPKNIYTAPCKGKLEKLIKDKLYYVGAVGITIVIIQVLGMIFALVLICKIGKDGTYA